The Tropicibacter oceani DNA segment GCGATTGCCGTGACGCAGCAAGACCATGACCTTGTCCTGAGTTGCGAGGACAACGGCACCGGCGGCGGCGCCCCGGCGGGCAACAGCACCGGCATCGGCATGCGCCTGATGGATGCGGCCGCCGACCAGTTGGGCGGCACGCTGCAGGCGGGGCCGGCGGTGGGCGGCTATCGGTTGCGGCTGGTGTTCCCGTTGGACCCGGCGCGCCGGGTCACAGGGGCCGCACCTTCAGGCGGGTGATGCGGTTGTTCTCGCGCTCCATGACTTCGAAGCGGAAGCCATGAAAGCTGAAAACCTGGCCGGCGGTGGGGATCATCTGCGCTTCGTGAATGACCAGGCCGGCGACGGTGTTGGCTTCGTCATCGGGCAGGGACCAGTCGGTGGCGCGGTTGAAATCGCGGATCGTCATCGACCCGTCCAGCCAATAGTTGCCATCCTCGGCGCGCTGGATGCTGTGGTCGGCCTGCGGGTCATGTTCGTCGGTGATCTCGCCGACGATTTCCTCGAGGATGTCCTCGAGCGTGATCAACCCTTCGAGCGATCCGTATTCGTCCACCACCAGCGCGAAATGCGTGCGGCGGCGCAGGAACTGGCGCATCTGGTCGTCCAGCGACGTGGTGTCGGGGATGAAATAGGGTTTCATCGCCACATCCGTCACCTTGAACCCCTTGAAGCGGTCCTCGGCGGCCGAGGCATCCTCGAACAGTTTGTACATCGCGCGCACAAGGTCCTTGGCGTGGATGACGCCGACGATGTTTTCGGGATCGCCGCGATAGACGGGCAGGCGGGTGTGGCTGCTTTCAAGGCATTGCTGCAGGATTTCCTGCGGTTCTGCATCGGCGCTGATCATCTCGATGGCCGAGCGGTGCAGCATGATTTCCTCGACGGTGCGTTCGCTCAGGTCCAGGGCGCCCAGGATGCGGTCGCGGTCCTCTTTTTGCACCACACCTTCGGAGTGGCCCAGTTGCAGGGCTCCGGCGATTTCCTCGCGCACGGCAAGGATATGGCTGTCAGGGTCCGTTTGCACGCCGAACAGCCGCAGCACCCCGCGCACCAGCATGCGCACGGCCGACACCATCGGCGAAAACAGCCGCACGATCACCTCGATGGGCGCGGCGACACGGGCGGCGGCGGTTTCGGGGTTGGTGATGGCATAGGTCTTGGGCAGCACCTCGGCAAAGATCAGCACCAGCAGGGTCATCACCAGCGTCGCGATGGCCACGCCGCTTTCGCCAAAGGCGCGGGTGAACAGCGCCGTCGCCAACGAGGTGGCAAGGATGTTCACAAGGTTGTTGCCCAAAAGGACCGAACCGATCAGGCGTTCGTTGTCCTCGGTGATCTTCAGGGCCTTTTCCGCCCCGCGCGAACCCTTGTCGGCCCCGGCCCGCAGTTTGCCGCGCGATGCGGCCGTCAGGGCGGTTTCCGACCCCGAGAAAAAGGCCGACATCGTCAGCAGCGCCAGGATTGACGCGGATGTGATCCAGAAGGCGGCGTCCAGCACGCTGGTCTCGGGTTCCATAGTTCGGGCTTTCCTATAATGCTTGGATGGTTATGGGGGCGCAGCGCGCCACGTTCAAGAGGAGCCGTGATGTTCGTCAGGACCATGCAAGAGATCGGCACAGTGCCGCCCGGACCGCTTTTGGTCTTTGGTGGGCCATATTCCAACCTTCAGGCGACGCGCGCGATCCGGCAGACCGCCAAGCGGCTGGGCATTGCGCCCGAACGCTGCATCTGTACCGGCGATATCGTCGGCTATTGCGCCGATCCCATGGATACGATCGCCGAGATCCGCGACTGGGGCTGCCATGTGATTGCGGGCAATGTCGAACGGCAACTGGCCGAAGGCGCGCTGGATTGCGGCTGCGGCTTTGACGCGGGCACCACCTGCGACAGGCTGGCGGCGGGCTGGTACACCCATGCCAATGCTCATGTCGATCGGGCGGCGCGCGACTGGATGGCGGGTCTGCCCGATGTGCTGCGGCTGTCGACGGAATGGGGCGATCTATATGTCGTGCATGGCGGCACCACCCATGTGAACCGCTTTGTCTGGCCCACCGCCACAGACGGGGCGTTGCTGGGCGAAATTGGCGAATTTCAGCAGGGGCTGGCCGGTGGCAATACCGATCCGGCCGCAATCCTGGCCGGGCACAGCGGCATCGCCTTTCGCCGCGATCTGGCGGGCACCGCCTGGATCAATGCCGGAGTGATCGGCCTGCCGCCCAATGACGGCGCCCCGGCGACGCGCTATTGCATCCTGTATCCCGATGGTCGGTCCGAAATTGGCCGACTGGACTATGATTTCGAAGCCGCCGCATCGGCGATGGAGGCCGCCGGGCTGACCCAGGGCTATCACCGCGCGTTGCGCAGCGGCTGGTGGCCGTCCGAGGACATCCTGCCGCCCGATCTGCGCCGGCAAGCTCAGTCCTTGGCCAGCGGGTGATGGTCCAGAACCAATTCCTTGAGCCGTTCTTCAAGGACGTGGGTGTAAATCTCGGTCGTGGCCACATCGGCATGGCCCAGCAAGGTCTGGATCGCCCGCAGGTCGGCGCCATTGGCCAAAAGATGCGTGGCAAAGGCATGGCGCAGGGTGTGCGGCGTCACCTTGTCCGGTGATACGCCGCCTTCGACGGCAAAATCCTTGATCAGCATGTAAAAGGCGTGGCGCGTCAGGTGCCCGGCCTTGCCGCGCGACGGGAACAGAAAGGCCGAGACGGGTTTGCCCTGCGCGCGCGCCGCCGCGTCCTGATCGTCGCGCGTGGCCAGCCATAGGGCCAGCGCCTCGCGGGCGGGGGGCGACAGCGGCACCATGCGTTCCTTGCCGCCCTTGCCGCGGATCAACAACATGCGCGGATCGCCCCGCGCCGCCACCAGCGGCAGCGACACCAGTTCGGTCACGCGCATCCCGGTGGCATAAAGCAGCTGCATCAGGCAGGCGTTGCGCTGCTGGTCGGCGGGCGTGCGGCCATGCCGTGTGGCGGCCTGCAACAGGCGGTCCACCTCTTCGATGCTCAGGGTCTTGGGCAGGCGCTTGTCGCGGCCGGGGCCGGCGATCTGAACCGCCGGATTGTCCGCGCGCATGCCTTCCTCGAAGGCAAAGCGGTACAGCTGCTTGATCGCCGACAGACGCCGCGCGCGGGTGGCACGGGACAGGCCCTGAGTATCGCAATGCACCAGGTAGGATTCCACGTCGGCCTTTTGCGCATCGGTGAAATCCAGCCCCTGGTCGCCCAGCCAATCCTGGACATGCACAAGATCGCGTTCATAGGCCGCCAGGGTGTTGGCGGCGGCGCCGCGTTCGGCGGCCATCGCCTCGAGGAAATTGGCAATCCAGAAGCGCGCGCTCATCGTCTTGCGCGCTCGGCGTCCAGCAGCATGATCTGCAGGGCGGCGCGGCGCGCGATGTTTTCCAGCCCCACGGCACGAAAGGTCGCCAGCGCATCGGTCAGATCGGCCGAGTTTCCCTCGGCCCCCGAGGCGAACATCGCCACGGCGCGCAGGATCACTTCGCCCAGGCGGCCCTGTTGCAGCTGTTCGGTCAGCACCTCGGGCACCGGCGCGCCGGCAAAGCCCGCGGCCACGGCGGCGGCATGGGGCAGATCGACCGCCTCGGCGGGCGGTGGCAACTGGCCGCGCGCGATGGCCGTCAGGAACCGGGTTTCGACCCCTTCGTCGCCCAAAGCAAGACTGAGATCCTCGTAGCCCGGTGACAGGAACCCGGCCCGCGCCGCCATGCGCGTGGCCCGCCCCGACAAAGGCAGGCGCGCCAGCCGGTCGGCGAACAGCTCGGAAAAGGGCACCAAAAGCCCGGCGCTGGCCATCTGCGACCAGACCCGGGGCAGGGCAAGGCTGACGGCGTCGGGTGCGCCGCGCGACAGCGTCGCCTCAAAGCGTTGCAGCGCCTCGACCCGGTCCCAGACCCCGCCCGAGGCCGCCGGTTCGCGCAAGGTATAAAGCCCCAACAAACGGTTGGCCGGAACCGCTCCGACCCGCGCCAGCCGTTCGGCGGCCTCGATCTGGGCGCGCCAGCCATTGTCGCCGCCCAGGTCCAGCACCGAATAGGCCAGCGGCAACGGCGCGGTGGGCAGCGGTTCGCCCAGCGCCTCGAACAGGCGGAATTCCAGCGCGGTGGGGCGCACCGGCGGGATCAGCGGCGGGCGTTCCTCGGCGATTTCGTTGTCCAGAAACCGTTCCAGCAGGTCGACCTGGCGCGGCGCCAGATCGCCCAGCGTGGCGGCGGTGGTCAGCAGCAGGCTGGCCCTTTGCCAATCGCCCTCGCGCGCGGTGCAGAAAATCCGCATGGACAGATCGTCGCTCAGGCCCGGGCGGGTGCGCAGCGCGGCGCAGGGCGCTGCCGCCTGTCCCAGCAACAGGTTCAGATCGGCCCAGCGCGCAAACAGCTGCGGGTCGTCGTGTCCGGCGATGTCGATCAGCGCCAGCGCCTCTTCGACGGCGCCCAGCGCGATCAGCCAATCCAGCCGCGCGCCCAGGTGGGCAATGCCATCGGCGCCCGGCGCGGGGGGATCGGCCTCGGCCAGCATCAAGGTGTGCAACAGGTCGCGCAGCGCCGGAACCGTCGGCTTGGCGGCGCGGATCAGGCTGCGCAGCCGTTCCGGATCGGACCC contains these protein-coding regions:
- a CDS encoding metallophosphoesterase family protein, with the protein product MFVRTMQEIGTVPPGPLLVFGGPYSNLQATRAIRQTAKRLGIAPERCICTGDIVGYCADPMDTIAEIRDWGCHVIAGNVERQLAEGALDCGCGFDAGTTCDRLAAGWYTHANAHVDRAARDWMAGLPDVLRLSTEWGDLYVVHGGTTHVNRFVWPTATDGALLGEIGEFQQGLAGGNTDPAAILAGHSGIAFRRDLAGTAWINAGVIGLPPNDGAPATRYCILYPDGRSEIGRLDYDFEAAASAMEAAGLTQGYHRALRSGWWPSEDILPPDLRRQAQSLASG
- a CDS encoding HlyC/CorC family transporter, with amino-acid sequence MEPETSVLDAAFWITSASILALLTMSAFFSGSETALTAASRGKLRAGADKGSRGAEKALKITEDNERLIGSVLLGNNLVNILATSLATALFTRAFGESGVAIATLVMTLLVLIFAEVLPKTYAITNPETAAARVAAPIEVIVRLFSPMVSAVRMLVRGVLRLFGVQTDPDSHILAVREEIAGALQLGHSEGVVQKEDRDRILGALDLSERTVEEIMLHRSAIEMISADAEPQEILQQCLESSHTRLPVYRGDPENIVGVIHAKDLVRAMYKLFEDASAAEDRFKGFKVTDVAMKPYFIPDTTSLDDQMRQFLRRRTHFALVVDEYGSLEGLITLEDILEEIVGEITDEHDPQADHSIQRAEDGNYWLDGSMTIRDFNRATDWSLPDDEANTVAGLVIHEAQMIPTAGQVFSFHGFRFEVMERENNRITRLKVRPL
- a CDS encoding site-specific tyrosine recombinase XerD, with the protein product MSARFWIANFLEAMAAERGAAANTLAAYERDLVHVQDWLGDQGLDFTDAQKADVESYLVHCDTQGLSRATRARRLSAIKQLYRFAFEEGMRADNPAVQIAGPGRDKRLPKTLSIEEVDRLLQAATRHGRTPADQQRNACLMQLLYATGMRVTELVSLPLVAARGDPRMLLIRGKGGKERMVPLSPPAREALALWLATRDDQDAAARAQGKPVSAFLFPSRGKAGHLTRHAFYMLIKDFAVEGGVSPDKVTPHTLRHAFATHLLANGADLRAIQTLLGHADVATTEIYTHVLEERLKELVLDHHPLAKD